Part of the Aquimarina sp. TRL1 genome, GTTTTCGTATTCTTCATCCGGTACCATAGTACGGTGTCTGGCACGGGCATCTACTAAAGCTCTTGGGGTGTACTTTAATAATTTTTCATTTTCCCAGATGTTCTCTTTTTGATAGAAATAATACTCTCCGTTCATTCCCCCATAGTTGACAATCAATGTAGGAGTATAACCGGTTTTGCTGTGTTTCCACAATTCTTTTACATCTTTATAGACTTTGGTTACCGGAATGTTGTGTTCAATACCGGTATGTCCGTCCATAATCATTGTCATATTGTGATAAAAAGTAGAACCTCCTTCAGGAACAACATTAATTTTTTGTTCTCTGGCGGCCTGAATTACTTGTTGTCGCTGTTCTCTTCTGGGCTGGTTATAGCTTTTTACAGATTTGGCACCAAAAGCAGCAGTTCTGCGTATGGAAGATCTGGCATCGTCCAGAGAGTTAATAACAGCTTTGAAATCTCCATCAGCTCCATAAAGTATAAACCCGGTGGAGTAGAGACGGGGACCAACCATGGCTCCACTTTTGATCAATTCAGAAATGGTAAAGACGGTTTCCGTATTGGCAGAAGGATCGTGTGCTGTGGTTACTCCAAATGCAAGATTGGCATATAACTGCCAGTGTTTTTGGGTAGTCAGTCCATATCTGAAGGCTCCTACATGAGCATGTGCATCTACAATTCCCGGCATGATCGTTTTTCCCTGACTATCGTATACCTTAGTTCCCTCGGGAAGGGATACTTCTGCCGTGGGACCAATTTTTTCGATTTTATTTCCGTGAATAAGAATGGTTCCATCTTCTATTACTTCTTCGTTCTCCATAGTAATAATCCGAGCATGGGTAAAAGCAATTCTTCCGGTAGGAGTGTCCGGGGTGTATGATAGTTTGATATCGATTCCTTTTTGAGTTGGGGGACCTACTTTCTCAGGAGAACCTTTCAGGAAAGTAAATCGGCTGTGTACCGGATTCGAAAAATAGGTGTCTCCAAGACTCCAGTATACTGTTTTGCTATCGGTAGACCAGTGCAGGTTTATTCCGGCATCTGCTGCAATCTGTGTAACAGGAACTACAGTGGATTTAGGATCGATATTAATTTCCTTTCCATTTAAGACCAGGGGAGCGAGATAGGCTTTATGGAGATGGGTAAAAGCAATCCACTTATTGTCAGGACTGGGAACCAACCTGTTTGCATATTTGGAAGTGATATGCGTTTTTTGATCAAACCCGTCAATATTGACAGAGTGAAGTTTTTTAGTCAAACTCCCGAAATAGGTTCCTCCGGTCTGATAGAAAATTCTCTTTTCATCTTTAGAAAAAGTAGGGTATTCTCCTTCTTTACTGATTCGCTTAGGGTGTCCTCCGCTTAAGGATTGAAGGTAGATACCTGCTTTTTTTGTAAAACTACGTCCCTGGTCATTATTACCGCTTTCTTTTTTGTAAAGTATTTTTGTTTGTGTGGCATTGAATACTGGTGTTCTGAAAATTCCTTTTTCAGTAGAAAGTTTTGTGGGAGTTCCTCCGGTGATAGGAACGGTGTAAATGCTTCCCAGTTGTTCATCATTCCAGCTCACATAGATTACTGATTTTCCATCCGGGGAGAAACTCGGTTCGAATTCGAAGTCAGCACTGTTGGTCAATCGTTTCGGATTGCCTTTGGGTAGTGTTTTGATCCAGATATGACCTAATGCACTGAATGCAATGGATGTTCCGTCTGGAGCAGTAGTAATATTGCGAATGACTTTGGCATCTACAGTCTTGGGGGCTACAGGGCTATCATAATGAATGGTTTCTGCTATTTTTATAGCCGCATCAACCTGAAACGGAATGATTGTGGCTTTTTGTGTACGGATATTGATTCTGTGTAGTTTCCCTGCTGCCCAGAAGATGAGGTCTTCAGTGGCAGGAATCCAGCTGTAATTTGGATATACTCCAAAAATAGCCCAGGCTTCTTGCTGGTCTTTATCTAATTGGTCGTATACCGGCCATTCTTCTCCGGTTTCCAGATCGTGAATGTACAAAACGGTTTTGGTACGAACACGTTTGGTAAAAGCTAGTTTTTTTCCGTCGGGGGATACCTC contains:
- a CDS encoding amidohydrolase family protein, with the protein product MFIRTLFALLFICSLGANAQKKKKESNPDKWDVAHPGEAFNYQTHSFSTDEGTWMNLDVSPDGKTIVFDMLGDIYTIPVSGGKATPLRTGIPFEIQPQFSPDGTKISFTSDAGGGDNIWIMNADGSHAKQITKEQFRLLNNAVWTPDGHYLIARKHFTSQRSMGAGELWQYHITGGSGTQLTKRKNDQQDVNEPCISPDGRYLYYSEDMYPGGYFQYNKDPNKQIYVIKRYDFKTGKTITITGGPGGAARPEVSPDGKKLAFTKRVRTKTVLYIHDLETGEEWPVYDQLDKDQQEAWAIFGVYPNYSWIPATEDLIFWAAGKLHRINIRTQKATIIPFQVDAAIKIAETIHYDSPVAPKTVDAKVIRNITTAPDGTSIAFSALGHIWIKTLPKGNPKRLTNSADFEFEPSFSPDGKSVIYVSWNDEQLGSIYTVPITGGTPTKLSTEKGIFRTPVFNATQTKILYKKESGNNDQGRSFTKKAGIYLQSLSGGHPKRISKEGEYPTFSKDEKRIFYQTGGTYFGSLTKKLHSVNIDGFDQKTHITSKYANRLVPSPDNKWIAFTHLHKAYLAPLVLNGKEINIDPKSTVVPVTQIAADAGINLHWSTDSKTVYWSLGDTYFSNPVHSRFTFLKGSPEKVGPPTQKGIDIKLSYTPDTPTGRIAFTHARIITMENEEVIEDGTILIHGNKIEKIGPTAEVSLPEGTKVYDSQGKTIMPGIVDAHAHVGAFRYGLTTQKHWQLYANLAFGVTTAHDPSANTETVFTISELIKSGAMVGPRLYSTGFILYGADGDFKAVINSLDDARSSIRRTAAFGAKSVKSYNQPRREQRQQVIQAAREQKINVVPEGGSTFYHNMTMIMDGHTGIEHNIPVTKVYKDVKELWKHSKTGYTPTLIVNYGGMNGEYYFYQKENIWENEKLLKYTPRALVDARARHRTMVPDEEYENGHILVSKTTTALANEGVKVNLGAHGQLQGLGAHWELWMLHQGGMSNHQALQAATINGARYIGAGNDIGSLKEGKLADLIVLDKNPLEHIRNTASVRYTMVNGRLYDTETMHEIGNHPKERTQFWWENIRYNTAFPWHEASHSFSRGNCGCHVGHH